A stretch of the Plodia interpunctella isolate USDA-ARS_2022_Savannah chromosome Z, ilPloInte3.2, whole genome shotgun sequence genome encodes the following:
- the LOC128683079 gene encoding V-type proton ATPase 116 kDa subunit a 4-like isoform X2: MVELRDGCPMNGCCQRELVISFLIYFYMNPSVSPVDRHFVPDLCRCADLERSLIMIKDDMVKEDVVIPRLRGIYDIKPLHPRDMFEFENMLDSVVKDVKDMTANHSNLIKLMSETREIYYVLNHLDPILGDVEAGYTKFPKTMRVGAGTGAYDRRQLKIITGVIDRSLTYHFQTMLWRISHGTIYYKDAARDEKFQNLATGRDVRKVAFVIVCPGEELQQRILKVCNGFNVNLYRWPETHEDRVSTINELAKRMVEMDKVLQRTKVQRMATFRTIAQQWENWLTQVRKAKAIYYQLNLFNFDISSNTLIGQCWLADRNFNKVESALEISSASSSARSFIVRTYTEATPPTSYRTNRFTEGFQNVTCSYDYGRYRELNPAIFSVILFPFLFGVMCGDVGHGLLIFIYGIWMINNEKKYASRRSRNDVWNIIFAGRYMILLMGLFTIFMGFMYNEWFSQAIKLMAAYWLNTSDPNTISKSSFITLNPKADTGFVYLFGIDPGIKIAANGLSHENSVKMKLAVIIGLSHMTLGLILNICNIIYFRKFYAILCHSVPRLLFIWCIYGWLVYMFFYKWILSFYTKQMDFRAYWPTLSAEFLDLIFWRNISLDCWPRITQAVANNPNLLPAMTLFARDLSDRMETKVILYHVALLCFPIMAFASPIYLYTRHMMSVRRLENSGEYGECQIDAFKKQQGVDFKTLLTHRLVRTMEYGLATVSHMASYLRLWAISVAHTVMARLLWHSTMRTLALRDLTPAGSRKIVLVFPIWATATVFFLVLMDGIAMFIHVLRLQWIEFMSKFFKGGGIPFVPFSLATILDDLDFRHCDEETEALCKQRRVRASAGDF; encoded by the exons atggttgagctacgcgatggctgtcccatgaacgggtgctgccagagggaactggtcatctcgtttctcatatatttttat atgaACCCAAGCGTGTCACCTGTCGATAGACACTTTGTACCGGACCTGTGCCGGTGTGCCGATCTGGAACGAAGTCTCATCATGATTAAGGATGATATGGTTAAGGAAGATGTGGTCATTCCGAGATTGAGAGGCATATATGATATTAAACCGTTGCATCCAAGAGATATGTTTGAATTTGAg AATATGCTAGATTCTGTGGTGAAGGACGTGAAGGATATGACAGCGAACCATTCAAATCTCATAAAACTAATGTCTGAGACGAGAGAGATTTACTATGTCCTAAATCATCTGGATCCTATACTAGGGGACGTGGAAGCGGGTTATACCAAATTTCCGAAAACAATGCG ggtGGGAGCTGGGACAGGGGCGTACGACAGGCGGCAATTGAAGATAATCACTGGAGTCATCGATCGGTCTTTGACGTATCATTTCCAAACTATGCTATGGCGAATCTCTCATGGTACTATTTACTACAAGGATGCTGCAAGAGACgagaaatttcaaaatcttGCAACG GGTCGGGATGTTCGGAAAGTGGCATTTGTGATAGTCTGCCCTGGAGAGGAGTTGCAGCAGCGGATTTTGAAGGTGTGCAATGGGTTCAACGTGAACTTGTACCGTTGGCCAGAAACTCACGAGGATAGAGTGTCGACCATCAATGAACTCGCTAAAAGAATGGTTGAGATGGACAAG GTATTGCAGCGAACTAAAGTTCAGCGTATGGCGACATTTCGCACTATTGCTCAGCAATGGGAGAATTGGCTTACACAAGTCAGAAAAGCCAAAGCTATTTACTACCAGCTCAATTTGTTCAATTTTGACATATCTAGTAACACTTTGATAGGTCAGTGCTGGTTGGCGGatcgaaattttaataaagtggAAAGTGCATTGGAGATATCCTCG gCATCGTCGAGCGCTCGATCATTTATAGTACGGACCTACACTGAAGCCACTCCTCCCACTTCTTATAGGACTAACAGATTTACTGAAGGATTCCAAAATGTTACATGTTCATATGATTATGGAAGATACCGGGAGTTGAATCCAG CTATTTTCAGTGTTATACTGTTCCCATTCCTTTTCGGCGTTATGTGCGGGGATGTGGGACATGGTTTGCTGATCTTTATCTACGGCATATGGATGATCaataatgaaaagaaatatgCGTCCCGGAGGTCTCGTAACGACGTGTGGAACATAATCTTCGCAG GTCGTTACATGATTCTGTTAATGGGCTTGTTTACAATATTCATGGGTTTTATGTATAATGAATGGTTTTCGCAAGCGATTAAGTTGATGGCGGCGTATTGGCTAAACACAAGTGATCCAAATACAATATCCAAAAGCAGCTTTATAACCTTGAATCCGAAGGCAGATACTGGATTTGTGTATCTTTTTGGCATTGATCCTGGGATAAAG atagcAGCTAATGGACTTTCACATGAAAATTCAGTTAAAATGAAATTGGCGGTCATAATTGGACTCTCACATATGACATTGGGcctgattttaaatatttgtaacataaT atatTTCAGAAAATTCTACGCAATCCTATGTCATTCAGTACctcgtttattatttatttggtgtATTTATGGATGGCTGGTATAcatgtttttctataaatgGATCTTAAGCTTTTATACAAAGCAAATGG atttccGCGCCTACTGGCCTACTCTGAGTGCAGAATTCTTAGACTTGATATTCTGGAGGAATATCAGTTTAGATTGTTGGCCACGCATAACTCAAGCAGTCGCGAACAATCCTAATCTTTTGCCTGCAATGACACTTTTCGCTAGAGATTTATCAGACCGGATGGAAactaaagtaatattataccATGTAGCATTACTATGCTTTCCCATTATGGCATTTGCGTcgccaatatatttatatactagacATATGATGTCAGTGAGACGGCTGGAG AACAGTGGAGAATATGGAGAATGTCAAATAGATGCGTTCAAGAAGCAGCAAGGAGTCGATTTCAAAACCCTATTGACACATCGCTTGGTGCGAACAATGGAATACGGACTAGCCACGGTCAGCCACATGGCGTCCTACCTCCGGCTTTGGGCAATTTCGGTTGCACACACTG tAATGGCGCGTTTGCTCTGGCACAGTACAATGAGAACCTTGGCTTTGAGAGATCTGACTCCTGCCGGAAGTAGAAAAATAGTATTAGTCTTCCCAATTTGGGCAACTGCTACTGTGTTCTTTCTCGTGTTGATGGATGGTATCGCCATGTTTATTCATGTGCTGCGACTTCAATG GATCGAATTTATGAGTAAGTTTTTCAAAGGCGGTGGTATTCCATTCGTTCCATTTTCTCTTGCGACTATTCTTGACGACCTGGATTTTAGACACTGTGATGAAGAAACAGAGGCCCTGTGTAAGCAACGTCGCGTGAGAGCAAGCGCTGgtgatttttaa
- the LOC128683079 gene encoding V-type proton ATPase 116 kDa subunit a1-like isoform X1 — MLRSEEMTICDVYIQSDAAFENISRLGELECVQFLDMNPSVSPVDRHFVPDLCRCADLERSLIMIKDDMVKEDVVIPRLRGIYDIKPLHPRDMFEFENMLDSVVKDVKDMTANHSNLIKLMSETREIYYVLNHLDPILGDVEAGYTKFPKTMRVGAGTGAYDRRQLKIITGVIDRSLTYHFQTMLWRISHGTIYYKDAARDEKFQNLATGRDVRKVAFVIVCPGEELQQRILKVCNGFNVNLYRWPETHEDRVSTINELAKRMVEMDKVLQRTKVQRMATFRTIAQQWENWLTQVRKAKAIYYQLNLFNFDISSNTLIGQCWLADRNFNKVESALEISSASSSARSFIVRTYTEATPPTSYRTNRFTEGFQNVTCSYDYGRYRELNPAIFSVILFPFLFGVMCGDVGHGLLIFIYGIWMINNEKKYASRRSRNDVWNIIFAGRYMILLMGLFTIFMGFMYNEWFSQAIKLMAAYWLNTSDPNTISKSSFITLNPKADTGFVYLFGIDPGIKIAANGLSHENSVKMKLAVIIGLSHMTLGLILNICNIIYFRKFYAILCHSVPRLLFIWCIYGWLVYMFFYKWILSFYTKQMDFRAYWPTLSAEFLDLIFWRNISLDCWPRITQAVANNPNLLPAMTLFARDLSDRMETKVILYHVALLCFPIMAFASPIYLYTRHMMSVRRLENSGEYGECQIDAFKKQQGVDFKTLLTHRLVRTMEYGLATVSHMASYLRLWAISVAHTVMARLLWHSTMRTLALRDLTPAGSRKIVLVFPIWATATVFFLVLMDGIAMFIHVLRLQWIEFMSKFFKGGGIPFVPFSLATILDDLDFRHCDEETEALCKQRRVRASAGDF, encoded by the exons ATGTTACGAAGCGAGGAGATGACAATATGCGATGTGTATATACAATCGGACGCAGCTTTTGAGAACATCTCTCGCCTCGGCGAGTTAGAGTGCGTTCAATTCTTAGAT atgaACCCAAGCGTGTCACCTGTCGATAGACACTTTGTACCGGACCTGTGCCGGTGTGCCGATCTGGAACGAAGTCTCATCATGATTAAGGATGATATGGTTAAGGAAGATGTGGTCATTCCGAGATTGAGAGGCATATATGATATTAAACCGTTGCATCCAAGAGATATGTTTGAATTTGAg AATATGCTAGATTCTGTGGTGAAGGACGTGAAGGATATGACAGCGAACCATTCAAATCTCATAAAACTAATGTCTGAGACGAGAGAGATTTACTATGTCCTAAATCATCTGGATCCTATACTAGGGGACGTGGAAGCGGGTTATACCAAATTTCCGAAAACAATGCG ggtGGGAGCTGGGACAGGGGCGTACGACAGGCGGCAATTGAAGATAATCACTGGAGTCATCGATCGGTCTTTGACGTATCATTTCCAAACTATGCTATGGCGAATCTCTCATGGTACTATTTACTACAAGGATGCTGCAAGAGACgagaaatttcaaaatcttGCAACG GGTCGGGATGTTCGGAAAGTGGCATTTGTGATAGTCTGCCCTGGAGAGGAGTTGCAGCAGCGGATTTTGAAGGTGTGCAATGGGTTCAACGTGAACTTGTACCGTTGGCCAGAAACTCACGAGGATAGAGTGTCGACCATCAATGAACTCGCTAAAAGAATGGTTGAGATGGACAAG GTATTGCAGCGAACTAAAGTTCAGCGTATGGCGACATTTCGCACTATTGCTCAGCAATGGGAGAATTGGCTTACACAAGTCAGAAAAGCCAAAGCTATTTACTACCAGCTCAATTTGTTCAATTTTGACATATCTAGTAACACTTTGATAGGTCAGTGCTGGTTGGCGGatcgaaattttaataaagtggAAAGTGCATTGGAGATATCCTCG gCATCGTCGAGCGCTCGATCATTTATAGTACGGACCTACACTGAAGCCACTCCTCCCACTTCTTATAGGACTAACAGATTTACTGAAGGATTCCAAAATGTTACATGTTCATATGATTATGGAAGATACCGGGAGTTGAATCCAG CTATTTTCAGTGTTATACTGTTCCCATTCCTTTTCGGCGTTATGTGCGGGGATGTGGGACATGGTTTGCTGATCTTTATCTACGGCATATGGATGATCaataatgaaaagaaatatgCGTCCCGGAGGTCTCGTAACGACGTGTGGAACATAATCTTCGCAG GTCGTTACATGATTCTGTTAATGGGCTTGTTTACAATATTCATGGGTTTTATGTATAATGAATGGTTTTCGCAAGCGATTAAGTTGATGGCGGCGTATTGGCTAAACACAAGTGATCCAAATACAATATCCAAAAGCAGCTTTATAACCTTGAATCCGAAGGCAGATACTGGATTTGTGTATCTTTTTGGCATTGATCCTGGGATAAAG atagcAGCTAATGGACTTTCACATGAAAATTCAGTTAAAATGAAATTGGCGGTCATAATTGGACTCTCACATATGACATTGGGcctgattttaaatatttgtaacataaT atatTTCAGAAAATTCTACGCAATCCTATGTCATTCAGTACctcgtttattatttatttggtgtATTTATGGATGGCTGGTATAcatgtttttctataaatgGATCTTAAGCTTTTATACAAAGCAAATGG atttccGCGCCTACTGGCCTACTCTGAGTGCAGAATTCTTAGACTTGATATTCTGGAGGAATATCAGTTTAGATTGTTGGCCACGCATAACTCAAGCAGTCGCGAACAATCCTAATCTTTTGCCTGCAATGACACTTTTCGCTAGAGATTTATCAGACCGGATGGAAactaaagtaatattataccATGTAGCATTACTATGCTTTCCCATTATGGCATTTGCGTcgccaatatatttatatactagacATATGATGTCAGTGAGACGGCTGGAG AACAGTGGAGAATATGGAGAATGTCAAATAGATGCGTTCAAGAAGCAGCAAGGAGTCGATTTCAAAACCCTATTGACACATCGCTTGGTGCGAACAATGGAATACGGACTAGCCACGGTCAGCCACATGGCGTCCTACCTCCGGCTTTGGGCAATTTCGGTTGCACACACTG tAATGGCGCGTTTGCTCTGGCACAGTACAATGAGAACCTTGGCTTTGAGAGATCTGACTCCTGCCGGAAGTAGAAAAATAGTATTAGTCTTCCCAATTTGGGCAACTGCTACTGTGTTCTTTCTCGTGTTGATGGATGGTATCGCCATGTTTATTCATGTGCTGCGACTTCAATG GATCGAATTTATGAGTAAGTTTTTCAAAGGCGGTGGTATTCCATTCGTTCCATTTTCTCTTGCGACTATTCTTGACGACCTGGATTTTAGACACTGTGATGAAGAAACAGAGGCCCTGTGTAAGCAACGTCGCGTGAGAGCAAGCGCTGgtgatttttaa
- the LOC128683080 gene encoding uncharacterized protein LOC128683080, with amino-acid sequence MSRVGRTRRTRVYDCNYNKGESYYRPVLDRLDGKTPVSRAAEPDRDRIRADVESRIRSALDDSEAHDELFDSRGGRAQRGRPLSSAFEEDELSEDITESLKRLRAGKKTSRFAEDIDFENSLSNLENRVKISDKILESVGIGQTEVSGARRALQENEERTEKRIARRLNEENALTKWTALKSDEESAAAQRAKVTRARLTDLEDEMTELNERSAAREKRAARLRALVADSDALDSSTAVAATKVTIRAEREKKQVTF; translated from the exons ATGAGCCGCGTAGGAAGAACAAGGCGCACGCGCGTATATGACTGCAACTACAATAAGGGGGAAAGCTACTACCGTCCCGTGCTAGACCGGCTGGACGGCAAGACTCCAGTCAGCCGGGCCGCAGAGCCTGATCGCGACCGGATCCGTGCCGATGTCGAGAGCCGCATCCGATCCGCGCTGGACGACTCCGAAGCGCACGACGAGCTCTTCGATTCGAGAGGAGGACGCGCTCAACGAGGCAGGCCACTGTCCTCCGCCTTCGAGGAAGATGAGCTATCTGAGGAT ATCACAGAATCCTTAAAACGTCTTCGAGCTGGAAAGAAGACCTCTCGGTTTGCAGAAGACATCGATTTCGAAAACTCTCTGTCCAACCTCGAGAACCGTGTCAAGATCTCTGACAAAATCCTCGAGAGCGTGGGGATCGGGCAGACAGAGGTGAGCGGGGCTAGACGAGCCCTTCAAGAAAACGAAGAGCGCACAGAAAAACGCATCGCACGCAGACTTAATGAAGAGAACGCACTAACCAAGTGGACAGCGCTGAAGAGTGATGAAGAGAGTGCTGCCGCTCAGAGAGCCAAGGTCACGAGAGCGCGCCTCACTGACTTGGAAGACGAAATGACGGAACTGAACGAGCGAAGTGCCGCCAGAGAGAAGCGCGCCGCTCGTCTCCGCGCGCTGGTCGCAGACAGCGACGCGCTCGATTCCTCCACCGCTGTCGCCGCCACCAAAGTCACCATCCGCGCCGAGAGGGAAAAGAAACAAGTCACCTTCTAA